GTTTGTCGAGTCTTTGGTGGGATGAATGAAAGCTTAAGCGTCGGGGAAACATCCTCCGCCCCTCGAAAGAGAAGAGGAAAGTATTGTGCAGCCTTTGACTGCAATAATAGCGCCTATAATGTAAACGGTACTCGTACAAGTTATCATTTCTTCGAGTTTCCCAAGGACGCTCAGCGAAGGAATCGGTGGTGTTCACTTATCAAGCGACGACACGGACAGGACGGCTTTGTTGTTTCCACCGCCACTGTCCTCTGTCATGAGTATTTTCGGGCAGAAGATATCTCGAAAAAACTTCCTGGTCGCTGGAATTTGAAGACAGGTTTGTGATATTGTCGAGCTTTTGTTGTGTGCGTTCGTGATTTGAGctatgaaaaactaaaaattcaaagatattttgatcTTTAGAAACAAGGATTCGTTTAATTTTTCCCAAATCaaagattttggttgttttattcGACGattgttgttttattgtaaaCTTTATGATTTAAAGTGTTTCATGTCTTGTGATTTTTGTCATTGAATGATAGAATATTTAATGTATGCTTATTAATATTGCTGGACTTCACAAAAGCAATCAATTTAATTGCAGATTAactcataataaataaatctgaaatGATTACTGTCACATttaataagttttatttatttatttatttacaaggtGCAGAGCCATGTATATTTAGCTGGACAAAGCAATCAAACCAAAGAAAGGcaccaaaggaaagaaagatggaTGAGTCAACTGTTGGAGTAGCAGCATCAGCATTGCAGTTTGGATCCTGCTCAGTATTTCCTTCTATTGATGCGTCAACTGATGCTGCTCATTCATTTTCAGAGTGTGATGAAAATGCAGCTGAAGTGGAGTGTGAGTCCCCTCAAACAGAGCCTGATTGTGTCCTTGAACTGCAAAGGAGAATTGAATTACTTGAAACTCAGCTAGCTGACTGCCAGGAAAAACTCAGTGaagcagaaaaggaaaatgctgTGTTATTGGAACGTCAATTTTCcattgacaaaattaaagatgacaatgctgctgttttattttacacCGGATTCCCAAGTTATGAGGCATTAATAAGCTTCTACAAATACATTGAGCCAAAGCTTTCCAAAATGCAGTACTGGAAGGGTGAAAATCTAGTAAAGGAAAGCCAGCCTTATCAACTTGATGATAACAAGAGTAAACCTGGACCATCAAGGAAGCTTACTTTTCTGGATGAGTTCCTACTGGTGCTCATGAGACTGAAAGCTGGTCTATTTGTACAGGACCTTGCCGACAGATTTGGCATCAGTGCCAGCCTGGTTTCCAGGATCTGCA
This region of Pocillopora verrucosa isolate sample1 chromosome 3, ASM3666991v2, whole genome shotgun sequence genomic DNA includes:
- the LOC131795212 gene encoding uncharacterized protein — protein: MNESLSVGETSSAPRKRRGKYCAAFDCNNSAYNVNGTRTSYHFFEFPKDAQRRNRWCSLIKRRHGQDGFVVSTATVLCHEYFRAEDISKKLPGRWNLKTGAEPCIFSWTKQSNQRKAPKERKMDESTVGVAASALQFGSCSVFPSIDASTDAAHSFSECDENAAEVECESPQTEPDCVLELQRRIELLETQLADCQEKLSEAEKENAVLLERQFSIDKIKDDNAAVLFYTGFPSYEALISFYKYIEPKLSKMQYWKGENLVKESQPYQLDDNKSKPGPSRKLTFLDEFLLVLMRLKAGLFVQDLADRFGISASLVSRICITWINLLYHELKDLFPFPTQELVRKNMPKEFAQYATTRIILDCTELFIQRPSAMLAQSETWSDYKHHNTWKLLVGVTPNGQVTFLSDLWGGRVSDKQITRESGVLDLLQVGDNVMVDRGFDISAIVPAGVTVNMPPFLAGRDQMTAAETEETMSIASVRIHVERAIGRIKTYHILDGTLPNTLSPYATQISTVCGLLTNFLPPLLPPANL